Proteins co-encoded in one Myripristis murdjan chromosome 4, fMyrMur1.1, whole genome shotgun sequence genomic window:
- the tmem165 gene encoding putative divalent cation/proton antiporter TMEM165, with protein sequence MPLMVGGGDGRAATNVMCCFLLTLAAAVVLSSAGVAASPDEHKPVQEQPPQDVQAKIPSPHPIGPVVSEDDPSKGNLGFIHAFVAAISVIIVSELGDKTFFIAAIMAMRYNRLTVLAGAMLALGLMTCLSVLFGYATTIIPRIYTYYVSTALFAIFGVRMLREGLRMSPDEGQEELEEVQAEIKKKDEELQRSKLANGGLDVEAGTGTTSPQGKWHSFISPIFLQALTLTFLAEWGDRSQLTTIILAAREDPFGVAVGGTLGHCLCTGLAVIGGRMIAQKISVRTVTIIGGIVFLAFAFSALFIKPEAGF encoded by the exons ATGCCTCTCATGGTCGGCGGAGGAGATGGACGGGCTGCCACTAATGTGATGTGCTGTTTCCTGTTAACCCTCGCCGCCGCTGTTGTGTTGTCGTCCGCCGGAGTTGCGGCCAGTCCAGATGAGCACAAACCGGTCCAGGAGCAGCCCCCGCAAGATGTTCAGGCT AAAATCCCAAGTCCCCATCCTATAGGTCCAGTGGTTAGTGAAGATGACCCCAGCAAGGGAAACCTCGGCTTCATCCATGCCTTTGTGGCTGCCATCTCTGTCATTATTGTCTCCGAGTTGGGAGACAAGACATTCTTCATTGCAGCCATCATGGCCATGCGATACAACCGTCTCACCGTATTAGCGGGGGCCATGCTGGCTCTGGGCCTCATGACTTGCCTCTCTG TGCTGTTTGGCTATGCCACCACCATCATCCCAAGAATCTACACCTACTACGTGTCCACAGCTCTGTTTGCCATCTTTGGTGTGCGAATGCTGAGGGAGGGGCTGAGAATGAGTCCAGATGAGggccaggaggagctggaggaggtgcaggCAGAGATCAAGAAGAAGGACGAGGAG cTCCAGCGGTCCAAGCTGGCTAATGGGGGCCTGGATGTGGAGGCGGGAACAGGGACTACGTCACCTCAGGGAAAGTGGCACAGCTTCATCTCACCGATCTTCCTCCAAGCCCTCACCCTCACCTTCCTCGCAGAGTGGGGGGATCGCTCACAGCTGACCACCATTATTTTGGCTGCCCGGGAG GATCCATTTGGAGTTGCAGTGGGTGGTACACTTGGACACTGTCTGTGCACAGGATTGGCTGTGATTGGAGGAAGAATGATCGCCCAGAAAATATCTGTCAGAACTG TTACAATCATTGGTGGGATTGTTTTCCTGGCGTTTGCCTTCTCTGCCCTTTTCATCAAGCCAGAAGCTGGATTTTAA
- the srd5a3 gene encoding polyprenal reductase codes for MPWSPMGFCAVDALWSFLSLCFFSAYFVHKVSLQWPKTFERSCVYVLFQDLIRYGKTKQNVQRDKWLRVFDVPKRWFWHFYALSVGWNGLLLALSFSVTLQSQPYPSWLTRIVELLTGVPRPDSQVPQVSTLLVQLLLWLHCLRRLLECLLVSVFSDGAIHLVQYVFGLGYYIMLGLTVLCSDHVGLQKEAGTLLSQLDWLHVAGTALYIWASLLQHHCMVTLARLRTGNSGTVQTLAHRVPEGGWFNLVSCPHYFAELLIYVSLSLVSGGLSLTWWLVVLYVLFNQGLAAQLCHEFYISKYNSYPRHRTAFIPFVL; via the exons ATGCCGTGGAGCCCGATGGGTTTCTGCGCTGTTGATGCTCTGTGGTcattcttgtctttgtgttttttctcgGCTTATTTTGTTCACAAGGTTTCACTGCAGTGGCCGAAAACATTTGAACGatcttgtgtttatgtgttattCCAGGATCTTATTCGCTACGGCAAAACGAAGCAAAACGTACAGCGAGACAAGTGGCTGCGTGTGTTTGACGTCCCAAAGAG ATGGTTCTGGCACTTCTATGCACTCTCTGTTGGCTGGAATGGCCTTCTCCTGGCCCTGTCCTTCAGTGTGACACTACAGAGTCAACCGTACCCATCATGGTTGACTAGGATAGTGGAGCTTCTGACTGGTGTGCCAAGGCCTGACAGCCAAG TTCCCCAGGTGTCCACTTTGCTGGTACAGCTGCTGCTCTGGCTGCACTGCCTCAGGAGGCTGCTGGAGTGCCTGCTGGTCAGTGTTTTCTCGGATGGAGCCATACATTTGGTCCAGTACGTGTTCGGCTTGGGGTATTACATCATGCTGGGATTGACAGTCCTCTGTTCGGATCATGTGGGGCTTCAAAAAG AGGCTGGCACTCTGCTCTCCCAGCTGGACTGGCTCCATGTAGCTGGCACTGCACTTTACATATGGGCCTCACTGCTGCAGCACCACTGCATGGTCACACTGGCCAGGCTTCGCACTGGAAACTCAG GAACAGTGCAGACGCTGGCTCACAGGGTGCCAGAGGGAGGCTGGTTCAACCTCGTGTCCTGCCCGCATTACTTTGCCGAGCTGCTGATCTACGTCTCCTTGAGTTTGGTTTCCGGAGGCCTCTCCCTCACCTGGTGGCTTGTGGTGCTTTATGTGCTCTTCAACCAGGGACTGGCAGCACAGCTCTGCCATGAGTTCTACATCAGCAAATACAACTCATACCCAAGACATCGCACTGCATTTATACCTTTTGTTTTGTGA